In the genome of Populus trichocarpa isolate Nisqually-1 chromosome 10, P.trichocarpa_v4.1, whole genome shotgun sequence, the window ttttttatatatttttaacatgtgcACATGAACACTAACACTAACAAAATGATGATTTAAGTCTTTATCTGTCTCTATCAATCATTAGTATTTAAACTTTGAGGTGAAatcaaatcacaataaaaatcgaaagttttttgaaattaatgataAGTTAATCTTTTCGCTCAAGGCTTCAAGCAATCGTTTAATGTTTCCTAATAACATCATTCCACCACgaagaagaaaggaagagtATAAAGAGAGGGAGCagattaaaatttacaaaacctTATATTTTCTCAGTGAGCCCCTCAATGCTCGAGAgatatatcaatttgatatttccgAGTAAATGGATTCTGGAAGAAAGCTAAATGAAATGCTTCTTTGTCCATAGTAACTGAAAGGTCTGTTGAACTACAAGAGCTAATTAACCATTAACACTTGCGGGATTAGGAAGGATTAATTGAATTACTCTTGATGTTCATGTAATCGGTCATTTTTCTCTCGTCCACAGCTCGGCCAAGAAAAGCACTTCacattggaatttttttttccctttctgaGAAGgtaatcattttttaaacttgacaatcaaaattgataaatttgatTGTCAAGTTTAAATTTGAAACTCTAGAGGGACAATCAAAATTGACCCAATCCTTCAAGAggttaaattattgatttaatttttggaGGCTGGCAAGTACTTGTGAAATGGACCTTTGTGTAAATAGGGATAGGAAAGTCCTGGCATGATATGGCAAGAGCATCTTGCTCGAGCTCCTCGAAAGAGTTCCCGATGAGTCCTGGTGAAGCCTTGCTTTCGTTTATCAATCCGGCTACCAGACAGTGATATTCTTCTGCGTCCTGTGTTTCAATTTCTGGAAGATCTTTAGCTTTAAGCGGGGAATCTCTGTAATTGGTTCTTCTAGTTGAAGAAtctaaggtaaaaaaataaaataaaataaaaggtaagaaACTAAAAGAGAGGAGACAAGAATGAGCTTTTGTGTTTGCTTACATGAGTTCAGATTTATACAGTTCTCTTATGGATTTATGCAGAGAGAGTTGATACGATGCCAATATATAGAAAGTAGTTCTAAAAGTATGATTTGGGAACATATTGGTAAAACAGAGCATGAAAGAACAGAGATGAGATAGAGAGCCAAGTATAAAATTTATCACATCTACTCGTACCAGCTTATAACCCTGCCTGCTGCAATTCAAATACGAGTAGCATTTCATCTAAACTTTGCTTCTCATAGCAACTTTTTCCCTTGTATCTGCAGCAGGATCTTAGGGTTTACGACTTAGAAATTCAGACACTGATGGCTGATAGCTGGTTGAGGTACCTGTTGCTTTAGGTAACTAATAATAGCATTAGGAAGCAGATCAGAAAAGACTGCTAGCTTCTTGGAATTTAGCTGTGCAAAATATATAAGATGCaactcaaaaaaacaaaatcagggTAGTCTCAGATTTTTTAGCTTCAAGATTGCACCCAAAAACTACACAAGATTACTGGGGCTTATATGAAAAATACTAACATAAGCACAATCGAACCCCATTCTGGCAATGTTTTGCTTCCTTAAATCACTTAATGCAGGCATATAAATATCTATCCACAGAACAGACACAATTTGGAGCATCACCATTGCCGACAATGCtcgaattaaaacaaaagaaaagagagtagACAAGGACGATTGCATTCTAGCCCAAAAACTGCAATTTTGTGTTTCACTGTGATCAAGAAAACCTAGGAAAATGTATATACAAAAAGTTTTATGGCATATGCATGATTGGCACAGGACAAGAATTGCATTTGAATGGATTTCAATCAACTAATATTCTAGTATTGCTTTTTAGCATCTTTCTCAGCTTatcacatatttgtttttagttatcatACCATTGGACTTCATTGACTAGGAATAATTTGCACAGACACATAACAAAGCTGTGAATAGTATGCACGCACCTTGATACTAAAAGAACCCCTTTCTCGCAGAAGTGGCAAAGCagcaaaaacaagtaaaatgtcACTGGTTCGTAGCACAATCCTTTGAAGTTTAATGCCATCAGCAACAGCTTCAGTGAAGTGCCAGTTGGCATCTGAGATTAAAGCAAGCAATTGGCTCGTTCTCAACGTCGAATAATAACATGGTCAAACTATCACTAAATGGTTTAACACAGTTGATATTGAGGAGTGTCATGAAATGCATGACATCTGCCGATCAAAGCCTCATGTTCCAAGAAGCCATCAGGAATCGAGTAGAAGGTGAAATGAGGGAAGTTCCAAGCATGTGAAGAGTTGAAGTGTGGATTATGATGATGGACAACCCTTTAGAATACAGGAAGTTTGCAAGCTGAGCATGGGTTTTATGTGACGTTGTAGTGGTATGGAAAGCGAATAAGCGAGCAGCCGACGCCCTCCCTTAGTGGCATATAAGATTCTTTTAGGCTCTCCATGTAACTCGTTAATTCACCTGGATACCACTGATTTACTCTCTGATTTATTTATACAATACTAGAAGGTGTCATTAGCTCATAAATGTAGGGGTTTGTTACTCTCGTCAAATAAAGTCATTTGGCTTCAAATGAGGACAATCATATCATGAGATTTCCTTCgaataaataatcatataatTCAAGAAAACCTGCATGAAGCTGTCAAGAAATGGGATGGAATGAAAAATGTAATGATAGAATAAGAAAGGGATAATTTAAGACTCAAAGATTCACTCACTTGAGAAGGAATCACTCACTTCTTTAATGGTTGTTTAGGGAATCGCTCACCTAAAGATTGCTATTAGCGTTCCACCACAATTCCTCAAATAACAAGATTTTATAGTAAACAAGCATACATAGCTAATCtaaactcaaataaatattcaGCAAGCTTTTCATTCTTCAAGATTGACCATCTTGGAACCAACTATGTTGGACtagtaataattattgtttGGCTAGGCTGTATCACTGCAAAAATCCTTGACACTCTTCAATGGAAAATTTGCAACATCTCGGTATATAAATGGAAGGAATAaaaattcatgcatacacaGCTCATCAGTTCACTTTCAGCTTTGTCTTGATTATTCCAAAAGGCAAAAACTATGCAagaatcataggaaatatgttTTGGTGATTGTTTCTGCTCTGAAATTTGAAATGCAAATCTTCCACATGATACTGTTAGTGGAAGTATATTTAATAACACGCATACCAAGACATTGAACAAAATCCTCCAGCTAAAGTCAGGTCTTGCAGAATGAGTTATGAGACAGCAATCAAATTCCATTTTACATCAAACGAACAGAAATAACaggataaatttgaaaacttcAAGTACCGTGAATGCAATAAACATAGACTCAAGGCTTTGATTGTGATATGCAACCTCATTGCAAAATTAAACATGAATTAAGAAGTTACCGAACACCGAGAGAAGCCTAGAATGACATGATGTAATTAGTCAAGGTCTCAAGGGAATGGTAAGAAGAGCCTCCATGGCTTACACAAAGGTTCGCCTTCTCTTTCAAAGACACAGTTCTCTGTCTCATCCCCTGCCCTTTTGTCTCTACCATTAGTCCTTTAATTGCCCTCTCTATCTCCCTTCTCTCGAGTTTATTATACTCCAAGTGTATCCCAATTTTCCAAACATCACTCACATACCTAGCATTTACTCTTTGATCACCAGAAAAAGGCTGACAAATCATGGGAACCCCTTCACATATACTTTCCAATGTGGAATTCCAACCATTGTGTGTCCAAAACCCTCCAGTGGCAGGGTGTGCTAGCACCTGTTGTTGAGGAGCCCATTTCACGATATAGCCCCTTTTACCCACCATCTCAAGGAATCCATCCGGCAATGATTCGGACGATTCCGATCCCCGAACTAATCCAGGTCGAACCACCCACAAGAAGGGTTGATTGCTATGGAGTAGCCCCCAGGCCATCTCCAGAAATTCAGTCTCATTTACCGCAGCAAGGCTCCCGAAGCTGACATAGAGTACAGAATTAGGAGTCTGGGTATCAAGCCAGGAAATGCAGCTTTGGTCTGGTGTTATTAAGCTACTTGAAGAGGCTGGAAAGTACTTGTGAAATGGACCTATGTGAAATATTGGCACAGTAAAGACCTGGCTTAATTTGCTCAGAGCATCACGCTCAATTTCTTCAAACGAGTTCCAAATTAGGCCTGAACAGGCTTTTGCTTGATTACTTATCTTTTCATACAGTTGATGAAGAGTCGCTGGACATCGTGTTTTGATCACAGGAAGATCTTTGACTTTCAACGGTGGAAGCTCTTGCACTGATTCTTCTAATCGAGAATCTGTAAGAGAGAGAAGGATGGAGGAAATGAGAAGTGCTTAGTTAATGTTTTTaagtaatatattaaaaaaattgcatacaCAGAGATATCAAGAAGATAAAGCACCTTGAATTGGGAAGTAACCCCTTTCTCGCAGAAGGGGGAAGGAGgcaaaagcaagaaaagaactgATACTAGTTGTCCGCATGGCAATAGTTGGAATCTTAAAGCCCTCGGCTACAGAGTGAGTGAAGTGCCAAACAGCATCTGTGATCAAGCAAGCAACGGGCTCTTGATCCACGGCATCCAATAACAGCTTAGCCAGGCAATCTCGAAAGGGCTCAACACAATTTGAAATGAGGACTGAGAAACGGATTACACCATCTGCAGTTGAAGCCTCATCTTCCAACAAGCCATCAGGAATTGCATGGATAGTGAAGTGAGGACACTTCGCAGGATTGGGAGGATTGAATTGAGTGTGGATGATTGTTATCGAAAATCCTTTAGAATAAAGGATGTTAGCAAGCTGAATCATAGGATTGATATGCCCTTCCAAAGGCAGTGGGAAGAGTATAATTCGCCGACACTTCCTATGCTGCACATGGGACTCTCTTATATTCTCCATGGAATTGATTTGTTTCCCCTTATTTCTTCTTGGCTTCTCGATTCTGATATTGGATGCGTAGATGAAAGACGTAGGTTTACAGTTTCAGGGCAATCTGAGGATGAACCTCACGTCATACCACGTTTCGAAATAAAGACAAGTTACCCTTACCCGCAAGCATTTTGACCAACCGGCAACCGGTTAGAGGGCTCCCCCCCCTCCCCGGGAACATTAGCTAAGCGTACGGATCGTGAACGATTATGACATGGCATAGCCCTCTAGCTAATAAGAGTAACAATGTCATGCTCATGCTTCATATGACTTTTGGGCTTTTTCCTAAACAGGGAAAAAAtctgttttttcaaaaacgaaAAGGGCCGGGCTCTCAGGTTCGACGCAAGCTCCTCAAAGGCTTGACTTGGAGAGAAATTCAGCTAGTTTTGGGCCTTGCGATTAATCCTGGTTTTAAGCAGCTTCGAAACTGCAAGGAGTTCACCTGAAGAGAGGACATTAAACAGGTATTTGTAGGGTTACTTGTTTTGCCCGTGTactcttttatttaaaacaaaaaaattgttcccttttaaaaaattcgAAATGTATATAAAATTTACTTGCTAAtcacaaaaaactatttttcatgtcaactataaataaaaatttaaaagtgaaattattattttttcagtaaaaaatataaatcattatAATGAACTAATTGTATAAGTTTTATGAGCTAATAGAATTTACAGTGAATACCTTAATTAATAGCTTTAAAAGGGACTGTGAGTTATCAGTAGCATTTATGTAATTCTcgaggaaaaaaaccatgtagtaTTTATGTAAATTCTACATAACCTTCCAAGAGTTGTAAATTAAATGCAACCCAACTCTCCAAATATCAGTCCTATACCTTGCATTTACCATCTGGTCTCCAAAATTAGGCTGACAAAGCATAGAGACTCCTTCACATATATTCTACAACGTGGAATTCTAACCATTGTGCGTCCAAAAACCTTCGGTGGTAGGGTGTGCTAGCACGTCTTGTTGGGAAGCGCATTCCACAGTATGCCTCCTTCCACCTACCATCTCCAAGAAATCATTTGGCAATGTTGCAAGCCAGTTTAAGCCTTGGTCAAATCCAGGCCGGACCACCCATAAGAAAGGTTGATAGCTACTGGCTAGCCCCCAAACCATCTCCAGAAATTCAGACTCATTTACAGTTGCAATGCTTCCAAAGACATAGAGAACAAAATTAGGGGCTTGGGTATCTAGCCAAGAAATGCATCTTTTTTCCTGTGTGAGTAAGCTACTTGACGAGGCTGGGAAGTACTTATGAAATGGACATATATATCGCGGAGATGGGGATGTAGAAATCTCTGAGTAATATTGTTAATACAGCTTGCTCAAGCTCTTCAAACGAATTCCATATTAGTCTCAAAGAGGCCTTTGCTTGATTTACCATCCCGTTCATTAATTGATGAAGAAGTCCCagatcatgcattttaattATAGGAAGATCTTTGAATTTCAACGGTGAAAGCTCTTGGACTGGTGCTTCTAGCTGAGaatctgagagagagagagagagagaaatgaagaatATAACATTCTCGCATTAGGTTTTCCAAAACCTCATTGAAGCAAACCATCAAACATGCTACAAGCACGCGCACATAAGCCACACAGAGAGAGAAAGGCACCTTGAACCGGGAAGTAACCCTTTCCAAGCAAATGCGAGAAGAAAGCAAATACAAGAAACTGAATATCAATTATTGAGAGTTTAAAGCCTTCAGCTACAGCTTTAGGGAAAAGCCAAGAGACATATGTGATTAAACAAGCAATAGGCTCCTCCAAGAcattaatattaacaacaacttcgATAGGCAATCTCGAAAGGGATCAACACAGTTGATATTCTTGTCAccgataaattaatattaacccaGCCTTCGGTGTTCCGCCTATGTGATCACTTTCTATCGAGTCCTGAGACAATATGCTTTATCAATTAGgtctcaaatattttaaatgattctcaattctatcctttttttcaaagtttgttAATACTTTTCATCTAAAATGCTTATTTTATGCAATATAAAAGGGGGGATTATCTTAacttatcattttatttcatctctTCTTGATCAATTGTCTCTAGAAGTCTAATTACTCCAGGTTTATCTTTATATTCTCTATTATTCTCTTATATGAGCTTGTGAAAGTGCTCTCACTTAGAGAACTGAAACcccattgaatttattaaacagaaaatttaaaaaaatgaattggtgttaagaaattcatcattattttatttaataaattaaattaggtttCAATTTTTCATGGGAGGATGTTTTCAtcaatttagataaaaatatcttatataagAAAAGATTGAAGAATTAATCGATATTTAGggacaaattgaaaaatatacgAAACATTTAGAATCTAACTGAATAATTTATTCGTTTAGGGATTGAATTGATAATTGCTTGTGACCTTAGAGGCTAGTTTGAGGATGCCAAAATAATAGGCTCTGATGATAAAATATGACTACCCGAGCTATCCAGTGATTGGCATGAAGAGCCAGCCTGGCTTTGGATAAAGATTTGCCTTCTCTTTTCAAGCTCCATAttcgttttttttgttttttttttaaaataattttaaacaagccCAAACAGCAACTATTAGCTACTTGTTGTTGTTTAGGCCATAAAGCCCATAAAACAATAACATTTTGTCACTgtgttggatcgtgctcaaacagTAATTCCTACACCGCTTGGGCCCCGGTCCAGCCAGCTACATCATTACAAAGAAACTTTCAGTCCAGCCCAAGTGCAcctcatgcttttttttttgccattgaCAAAACATAAACAACTTTATATGCAACTTATGCAccttaataacaattatttaccaatatataattgatatttACCAATTACTCAATCAATAATGTCTtatatatcacaataaatagATAGTAATATTTTCACCAATCAAACATAACACCATTCTTCATGTTTGAGATGAGTTGACATGACTAAgatctataaatattattagggGTTATCAAGTAAACTAATAAAATCtcaaactcaatattttttctacaattatttattatatattttttttttctcgtataTTTACCAATTCAAGTAATAAAAAGTCTCTCATGGATCATTCCATAAGAGGCTTGTTTTTTAGGCAAATCTTACTCCACcacttttttaattctaacaaCCACATTCGTCTATGTTTCAAGTCTGAATCTAGTTTCATAGACCGTGGAAGCCCAGTTTACATGCAAGATTTTTCCTGATTTTATCGTATTCGTTAATGCTCTAAAATCTAGTGTCCAACTTTAGGGAATTGGAGTCCAAATGTATTGAATACTATCCTCGTGAATTAGGAAAATAAACAATAGACTATTAAATATTCCATGCTCCGCATAAATAGAAATACTTTAGTAATTGATGAAGTGACGAAAAAACTTCAATGGATTTTCCAGGTTTTTCCACGGCCAACAATTGAACTGAATAATTTGAAGTGGTTGGTGTCACATGCAAAACAAATTCTTCAATGCTTAAGTTAGTTTAAAACTTAGCAAGGAGTTTTATAGAAAATGATGAGCATGTAGTATATAGTAAGGGGTTATGTTTTTTTGCCTCTGTTTATACTGGTATTTTCATAAATACCCAGACGAGGGAAGTGTTGCTCACCATGGTAGGGGTGGCAATGTTAGCATAACTGCCTTGTTGAAGGTGGCTAGACCGCTAAAAGAATGGTGAAAACCTGTCTAAGATGCTTACCTTACAGAGCAAATAGTTGATCCCGCAAGAAAAATCTTATATTGTAGAGTGTAGGGAAGGCCACTGGATTGGTAGTGATACAGTGCGTTAAagttttaagagtatttttactGGGAGTTAGTATTTTTGAAACTTGTgcagaaataaaaatgaaggagagagaaagtaacAGCCGggaagagaaaataaaggagTTGGTGAGGTCTTTCTCCTCCACCGCCAAACGTACAAAAGCTTTTCCCAGATGGCTATACGTATTTCAAAGAGCCACATTTCTATGGCCATCCATAGCTTTAATTAATATGTGTATGTTTGCGAGGGAgtttagagtattttttattttaaataatatttttttaattctttaaaatttatttttaatatataatgaaaaaataatttaaaaataaaaaaaataaaacttcttaaAAATAGGTTTGACCACATTTCCGGATGGTTGCCTCTATTAATGAAGGAGCACGTGCTGTGGGCTACTGTCgcaaaccaccaccaccaccgatAAAAATCTATCTTGCCAGAGGCCCAGAGCTGACATTAAACGACGAACAAAGGTTCTGTCtggaataataatttattaatctcCACACATTTCGGTATTTTATTCCTATGAGAGTTAAGCTCCACGCATTAAACGACAACAAAGGAGAGAGCAATTATTTGAACTGACTTAATTATAGagtatttaatattgtaatacattataataagaaaaggataaaataaaataaaatcaattaaaaattattttgtgctCAATGTATGGTAAAAAAGTTCATTATTGAAATTCATGTCTAAATAGAAAATGATGCATCGCAAGTTCACAGCAATATTACACAAGCTAAAACTACATCGCGTGGCCTAGCAAGCTTATGGAGTGTCCTTAAAAgaaactttaataaataaataaataaataacttattGAGTCTGGAAAATAATGGGCTCTAATGATAAAATATGGCTAACCAAGCTATCCAGTGATTGGCATGAAGAGCCTCCTTGGCTGAGACAAAGTTTTGCCTTCTCCTTCAAACTCAAAATCCCTTTTCTAATAGCTTCACCTTCTTCATCCACTAATAACCGGTTGATGGTGCTTTCGATCTTCGCTCTCTCTAACCCATTCTCTAGTTGCATCCCAACTCTCCACACATCACTTACATATCTCGCGTTAGCCATTTGGTCAGTGAAACAAGGCATACATATCATAGGAACCCCTTCACAAATACTCTCCAATGTCGAATTCCACCCGTTGTGAGTCCAAAATGCACCAACGGCAGGATGAGCTAGCACTTCTGATTGTGGAGCCCATTTTACAATGTGCGCTCTTCCATTCAAATCCTCAAGGAACCCATTAGGCAGTGGCTCGAGCCATTCCGCGCCACGGACTAATCCAGGTCTTACCACCCACAAGAAGGGCTGCTTGCTGTTGGCTAAACCCCAGGCCACCTCCAAGAACTCGGTTTCATTTAATGCAGCAACACTCCCAAAACTCACATAAACTACAGATTTCGGTGCTTGTTTGTCTAGCCAGGAAATCGAGCTTTGATCTTGTGTAAGCAGACTACTTGAAGAGGATGGGAAGCGGTTGTGAAATGGGCCAATTGGAAAGATTGGAATGGAAAATTCATGGCGCAATGCAGCTAAGGCAGACTGTTCAAGCTCTTCGAACGTGTTCCAAATGACTCCCGAAGATGCCTTAGTTCCATTTGTCATGCTAACTATCAAATCGTATACAGATTCTGGGTCACGCGAGTTGATCACTGGAAGGTCTTTGACTTTAAGTGGTGGAAGCTCTACCATTGGATCTTCCAACTGAGATTCTGATGTTTAAAACGACAGGGATTGTAAAGTACAATATATATAGAGCTATGGTTGGAACTTAGAAGCACTGAAGACTTAAAAAGAAGGCCCATAACAGCATATTACAAAAGAAAGACAGCCAAAATATCA includes:
- the LOC7458102 gene encoding UDP-glycosyltransferase 76F1 — protein: MKNSGTDIQVDQRNGRRLVLFPLPLQGHVNPMIQLANILHSKGFSITIIHTTFNSPDPSKYPHFTFHSIQEELTETEASTADIIALVSSLNIKCVAPFRDCVSRLLSDVSEDPIACLISDAIFHFTTAVSKGLKLPRIVLRTGGASSFRIFTALPFLKEKGYLPIQESQLEDPMVELPPLKVKDLPVINSRDPESVYDLIVSMTNGTKASSGVIWNTFEELEQSALAALRHEFSIPIFPIGPFHNRFPSSSSSLLTQDQSSISWLDKQAPKSVVYVSFGSVAALNETEFLEVAWGLANSKQPFLWVVRPGLVRGAEWLEPLPNGFLEDLNGRAHIVKWAPQSEVLAHPAVGAFWTHNGWNSTLESICEGVPMICMPCFTDQMANARYVSDVWRVGMQLENGLERAKIESTINRLLVDEEGEAIRKGILSLKEKAKLCLSQGGSSCQSLDSLVSHILSLEPIIFQTQ
- the LOC18102704 gene encoding UDP-glycosyltransferase 76B1 isoform X1; the encoded protein is MENIRESHVQHRKCRRIILFPLPLEGHINPMIQLANILYSKGFSITIIHTQFNPPNPAKCPHFTIHAIPDGLLEDEASTADGVIRFSVLISNCVEPFRDCLAKLLLDAVDQEPVACLITDAVWHFTHSVAEGFKIPTIAMRTTSISSFLAFASFPLLRERGYFPIQDSRLEESVQELPPLKVKDLPVIKTRCPATLHQLYEKISNQAKACSGLIWNSFEEIERDALSKLSQVFTVPIFHIGPFHKYFPASSSSLITPDQSCISWLDTQTPNSVLYVSFGSLAAVNETEFLEMAWGLLHSNQPFLWVVRPGLVRGSESSESLPDGFLEMVGKRGYIVKWAPQQQVLAHPATGGFWTHNGWNSTLESICEGVPMICQPFSGDQRVNARYVSDVWKIGIHLEYNKLERREIERAIKGLMVETKGQGMRQRTVSLKEKANLCVSHGGSSYHSLENLTKYIMSF
- the LOC18102704 gene encoding UDP-glycosyltransferase 76B1 isoform X2, translating into MENIRESHVQHRKCRRIILFPLPLEGHINPMIQLANILYSKGFSITIIHTQFNPPNPAKCPHFTIHAIPDGLLEDEASTADGVIRFSVLISNCVEPFRDCLAKLLLDAVDQEPVACLITDAVWHFTHSVAEGFKIPTIAMRTTSISSFLAFASFPLLRERGYFPIQDSRLEESVQELPPLKVKDLPVIKTRCPATLHQLYEKISNQAKACSGLIWNSFEEIERDALSKLSQVFTVPIFHIGPFHKYFPASSSSLITPDQSCISWLDTQTPNSVLYVSFGSLAAVNETEFLEMAWGLLHSNQPFLWVVRPGLVRGSESSESLPDGFLEMVGKRGYIVKWAPQQQVLAHPATGGFWTHNGWNSTLESICEGVPMICQPFSGDQRVNARYVSDVWKIGIHLEYNKLERREIERAIKGLMVETKGQGMRQRTVSLKEKANLCVSHGGSSYHSLETLTNYIMSF
- the LOC18102704 gene encoding UDP-glycosyltransferase 76B1 isoform X5 is translated as MENIRESHVQHRKCRRIILFPLPLEGHINPMIQLANILYSKGFSITIIHTQFNPPNPAKCPHFTIHAIPDGLLEDEASTADGVIRFSVLISNCVEPFRDCLAKLLLDAVDQEPVACLITDAVWHFTHSVAEGFKIPTIAMRTTSISSFLAFASFPLLRERGYFPIQDSRLEESVQELPPLKVKDLPVIKTRCPATLHQLYEKISNQAKACSGLIWNSFEEIERDALSKLSQVFTVPIFHIGPFHKYFPASSSLITPDQSCISWLDTQTPNSVLYVSFGSLAAVNETEFLEMAWGLLHSNQPFLWVVRPGLVRGSESSESLPDGFLEMVGKRGYIVKWAPQQQVLAHPATGGFWTHNGWNSTLESICEGVPMICQPFSGDQRVNARYVSDVWKIGIHLEYNKLERREIERAIKGLMVETKGQGMRQRIVSLKEKVNLCVSHGGSSYHSLENLTKYIMSF